Proteins encoded together in one Porites lutea chromosome 2, jaPorLute2.1, whole genome shotgun sequence window:
- the LOC140926328 gene encoding uncharacterized protein has protein sequence MNRFNFVLDFLFTRSTKQRHPGCSFSTFWQYIVFHVILKCDADVFKASTAFTLQPATASQKPSDQTSPVTTVQSTTASRNFPDQTLTVTSVKPSSTFLKTSNQISSVTTVQPTSASRKPFDQASTVTSLQTTTASRTPSDKRSTAITVQPPTASRKPSDQTSTVTSLQTTTASRTPSDKITSVLKASTVTSVQKASTVTSVQKASTVTSVETTTSSMPSVKTSTVTTVHSPTTVSRKPSDQSSTVTSVKPTTSSQKPSAQSK, from the exons ATGAATAGATTTAACTTTGTCCTG gattttctttttacaagaaGTACTAAACAAAGACATCCTGGATGCAGTTTTAGCACGTTTTGGCAATACATAGTATTTCACGTAATTTTAAAGTGTGATGCCGATGTTTTTAAAGCATCCACGGCCTTCACTCTACAACCAGCAACAGCTTCTCAAAAACCTTCCGATCAAA CCTCTCCGGTCACTACTGTACAATCAACAACAGCTTCCCGAAATTTTCCCGATCAAA CCTTAACAGTGACCTCTGTAAAACCATCATCAACTTTTCTAAAGACTTCTAATCAAA TCTCATCGGTCACCACTGTGCAACCAACTTCAGCCTCTCGAAAGCCGTTCGATCAAG cctctacggtcacctctctacaaacAACAACCGCTTCTCGAACGCCTTCCGATAAAA GATCTACGGCCATCACTGTACAACCACCAACAGCTTCTCGAAAACCTTCCGATCAAA cctctacggtcacctctctacaaacAACAACCGCTTCTCGAACGCCTTCCGATAAAA TCACCTCTGTACTAAAAGCCTCTACAGTCACCTCTGTACAAAAAGCCTCTACAGTCACCTCTGTACAAAAAGCCTCTACAGTTACCTCTGTAGAAACAACAACTTCCTCAATGCCTTCCGTTAAAA ccTCTACGGTCACCACGGTACACTCCCCAACAACAGTGTCTCGTAAGCCTTCCGATCAAA GTTCTACGGTCACATCTGTAAAGCCAACAACATCCTCCCAAAAGCCTTCTGCTCAGAGTAAGTAA
- the LOC140928906 gene encoding uncharacterized skeletal organic matrix protein 2-like: MLIFTATIVSTKQPITASPKPPIQRTCNLCFADGGTLAENLDICNKIQTVHTCSTNEFLNLGSTHCYTAALTYKLKYKKHSNLAVRSQFFSSMNRTLIVRGCANCTDQTVSCRARFNSMFNQASNPVRFSFLDCVIKYCIGNNCNNQRVSSFEDKTPESCPLDDEAFPTPRKPSSEEQKQALQMSLSGTTEVSVHTLLMHGNGAGSGSTRSTVKK, translated from the exons ATGCTTATTTTCACAGCTACTATTGTCAGCACCAAACAGCCAATAACAGCTTCTCCAAAGCCTCCCATTCAAA GAACTTGTAACCTTTGCTTCGCAGACGGAGGAACCTTAGCTGAGAACCTTGATATTTGTAATAAGATACAAACTGTTCATACTTGTTCGACAAACGAATTCCTCAACTTAGGATCCACTCACTGTTACACTGCTGCGTTGACATACAAGCTGAAGTATAAGAAGCACTCTAACTTGGCAGTTAGAAGTCAATTTTTCTCGAGCATGAATCGCACTTTAATTGTACGAGGGTGCGCAAACTGCACAG ACCAAACAGTTTCCTGCAGAGCAAGATTTAACTCCATGTTCAACCAAGCGTCAAACCCTGTCCGCTTTTCCTTCCTGGACTGTGTGATCAAGTATTGTATTGGTAACAACTGCAACAACCAGCGTGTCTCTTCCTTTGAAGACAAGACACCAGAATCCT GTCCGCTTGATGACGAGGCTTTTCCTACCCCACGTAAACCATCATCTGAAGAACAGAAACAGGCTTTACAAATGTCACTTTCCGGGACAACTGAGGTGAGTGTTCATACTCTTCTTATGCATGGGAATGGAGCGGGATCAGGAAGTAcaagaagtacagtaaaaaaataa
- the LOC140926330 gene encoding uncharacterized protein, with the protein IEKTFKEAIALATTEYCTENKTSCALKDRRSFRRSPSSGVNYTADQVHLLPGYPNSNLPGFLTVAFYVQQPPGLSIGNSSVLPRDTLLAIVLTFKSKLEGAIGVNISDVEYWLKPSTTPGISPSPPVNTDSKVWKWIVIGVGAFLILVLFGVLFKCWRRKKNSRERPRWIFAFDKPRKSMKNYSNANREVNRAADSAL; encoded by the exons attgaaaaaacgtttaaaGAAGCAATTGCGTTGGCTACTACAGAGTATTGTACAGAAAACAAGACCAGCTGTGCTTTAAAGGATAGACGCAG tttcaggcgAAGCCCTTCCTCAGGCGTTAATTACACCGCTGACCAGGTTCACCTTCTGCCCGGTTACCCAAATAGTAACTTGCCCGGTTTCCTTACGGTGGCCTTTTACGTGCAGCAGCCACCAGGCCTATCCATTGGAAACTCGTCAGTGCTACCGCGAGATACCTTGCTTGCTATTGTACTAACTTTCAAGTCTAAACTGGAGGGCGCTATTGGGGTCAATATATCAGATGTAGAATATTGGTTGAAACCTTCAACTACACCAGGGATATCCCCATCACCACCTGTAAATACAGATAGTAAAGTCTGGAAGTGGATAGTGATCGGTGTCGGAGCTTTCCTTATCTTAGTGCTATTTGGGGTCTTATTCAAGTG CTGGAGACGCAAAAAGAATTCACGAGAGAGACCACGCTGGATTTTTGCTTTCGACAAGCCGAGGAAGTCTATGAAAAATTACAGCAACGCAAACCGGGAGGTTAATCGTGCCGCTGATAGTGCTTTGTAG